Genomic DNA from Niabella ginsenosidivorans:
ATACGCCGCGTTGATATTTTCTTTATAAATAAAATGATTGCTTCTTGATTCATCAACATACCAGCCGGTGGTGGTATCACGCTGGTACTCTACCCGGTTGTTGGTGTTTACAAAGCTGGTTTTCAAACCTGTTTCCAGCTTCGTGGTCTTATTGAACGGATGCACATAATCCATTTTGGCGCTGTAAATATTTATTTCAGAAGGCTGACTGCCCAGTAGGGACACCGTATTTCCTCTTTGAACATCATCGGGAGTATAGGCTCGGGTAACAAGGTCTATATGCCCTTTATTATTATAATAGGCCTGGTCAAGATCTACCGTCAGCTCTCTCCCGGCAGAGTCAAAACTGTGCTTATAGTTAATATTAGTGGTAAGATTGCTGAAATCACCGTTGTTTTTACCTACTGATCCTAATTTATAATTAACGTCTCCCGAAGGATATCTTATATTAGACAAGCCGTCCTGCAGTTCATTCCACTGTCCGAAACCGCCGTTTACAACGATTCCCGCAACATCTTTCTGGGAAAAGTTGTAATCCATGCCCAGTTTTATATTATTATAATTACCATAATTGCGCCGGTTGGTTTCCTGATCTGATGTGCCGGTAAGGTTACCGGTACTGCCGTCAATAAATTTCCGCTGCAGGGAAAGCACTCCAACCCCATCCCAGCGGCCACCTTCATAGCCGCCGAAAAGGTTCACTTTGTTATTACGGTAATTGATATTTAATCCTCCGTTGTAGCGGGGGTAAAAGCCCTGATCATACCCAATATTTGCCGTTCCGTTCATCCCCTTCACAGTTCCCTTCTTGGTTTTTATATTGATGATACCCGAGTTTCCGGCGGCATCATATTTTGCGGGCGGCGCCGTCATGATCTCGATCTGGTCCAGCTGGCTGCTTTGCATACTCCTTAAAAAGTTGGTCAGTTGCTGCCCCGACATATAGGTGGGCTTTCCATCAACAAGAATGACAACACCTCCTTTACCTTTTAAACTAATGTTACCATCATTATCTACAGCAACGCCTGGTGCTTTTTCAAGCAACTCAAGAGCGCTGAGCCCGGAATTAGTAGGTGAAGCATCTACATTCATTACTGTTTTACCCGCCTTTACCTCAAAGGGCGGACGTTTTGCAGTTACCACCACGCCTGCCAGTTGGGTGCTGGTTTTTTCCACCACTATTGAATCAACAAGTATATCCTGCCCTGAAAAACTGACAGGGCCTGCATATTCATTATCATAACCGACACTGGTAGCCAGCAACAGGTAGTTATTATTTGCAGGTTTAACAAACTCAAAAGAGCCATCCTTTCCGGTAGCCTTAATGGTTACTACAGATGAATCTTTTGCTTTTAATAGGGCTACAGAAGCTTTTTCCAATGGTTTATGTGCTGCATCCGTTACCGTTCCCGAAATAGTTTGTGCCTGGGTAAAAAAAGCCCACAGACAAGCCCCTGTTAAAATTATCTTTCTCATATTCTATTACTGTTACGGCAACAAAGCTATTCTTCCCATTTGCTCTTAACCAGCTATTTCCGGTAAATGGGGCAAAACACCCCTTAATTGGGATAAAACGTCATTTAAGCTGTGCCGGGTTCAGCAAAAAAAACAGATACTATCCGATAAAATGCAGTAAGTCGGAAAATCATAAATAATGTTACAGCAGTTAAAAAGCTTTTTGCAGAAATTAACAACTCCGCAAAAATTATTGTCATAAAACTGGAATTCTAAATTCCTTTACTCATATTTGTAATCTAAAATATTGTTATGAGTTATCCTGAAACATTACGTTATACCAAAGATCATGAATGGCTGCGCCTGGAGGGTGATGTGGCAACAATTGGCATTACCGATTTTGCCCAGAGGGAATTAGGCGATATTGTTTATGTGGAGGTAGAAACAATAGGAAAAACCTTAAAGGCCGGTGATGTTTTTGGTACCGTGGAAGCTGTGAAAACAGTATCAGATCTGTTCCTTCCGGTGGATGGCGAAATAACAGAGCTGAATGAAGCGCTGGCAAACGCTCCTGAATTAGTGAATACAGATCCTTATGGTGAAGGCTGGATGATTAAAATGAAAGTGGCTGATCCTGCGGACATTGAGCAGTTAATGACCGCAGCAGCCTATGAAACTTTAGTGGATTAAATAATATTTAACTTTAGTCTTCTTACAGGACATGGCCATTCACCCTGCTGGTGACTGGCTTTTTTGTTTTAAAAAAATCAGATTTTGAAAAAAGGATTTATCTTACTGTTCGCGTTGATCTATTTTATTATTACCCTTGTTCTTTTAACGCTGCCGGGATCAGCTTTTCCAAAAGAACGTTTTCTGGACAAGATCTTCTTTGATAAATGGGTGCATACAGGCATGTTTGCAATTCTTGTATTCCTGTGGAATTTTTGGCTGATCAAAAAACATACAGGCCTGACAGGGATTGCCTCAAAATTTATTATTGTAGGCGTACTGGCACTGGCTTATGGTATAGCAATGGAATTTGTTCAGAAATATTGGGTGCCTTACCGGTCTTTTGATGTTACAGATATGATTGCAGACGGAGCAGGTTGTTTAGCAGGTTTATTCTTAAGTTTTTATGTATACAAAAAAAATAGACCCCTGTAGAAACAGGGGTCGCAACCAAAACTAACTGCTTATGAGAAAATTGACTATCTTTTTTAAAACTCTTTATTTGCTTGTTCTTTCTATTATAAACGCAAGTTCCTTGCCAATATTATTTTCTAACTGTTAAAAAAATTTAAAAGAACCCGTTTTGTACCGATTTGTTTTTCATTAAAAGAACTACTGCATTGATAAAAAAGCAGAAATTATGCCAAACCGCTTTATAACTTAAAAACGATTAAATTTTATTCGCTCATACAACGCAGAAAAACAATTCAGGAATTTTTATTCTCATTACGCCACCAGCGTATACCTAAAAATGCGATCAGGCCCAAAGGCAGAAAGGCCAGATAAAGGATGCCCGTATTAAAACCCCGTGCCGGGCCATCACCCAGTTGCTGGGCTGTTTTAGTACAAATGGAGCACTGCGCAAAACTTTGTACCTCCCCCAAAAACCCCAGAACAAAAAGTGCTGCCATGCATATTTTCCGTTTCATAATGCAAAGATACTTTATTGTTGTTACAGCTATCCAACAATAAAGGAGGGGTAATTGTTTTGGTTCATAACCTCAAACACAGCGGCGGGGTAAGCTTTTGCAAAAGCAACCGGTATCCTAACCTGGGCAGCATTCCATTTAATTTCATATGCTGAAAGAATTCCTGCCTGTTCCTCAATCAGATCAATCTCCTGCTGATCATAAGTGCGCCAGAAATAGCTGTTTACAGAATGCCGGGTATAGGCATTATATTTCATCCGCTCGGATAACAAATAATTCTCCCAAAGCATTCCCACATCCTGCCGCAAGGGCAGTAAACTAAAATTATTAATAAGCGTATTGCGTACCCCGTTATCCGTAAAATACCACCTGCTGCTTTTTACTACTTCTTTGCGCAGGTTTTTACTGTAGCCACTACGCTTATACAGAACAAATACCTTACTTAATAAATCCAGATAGCGCTCAACCGTATTTTTGCTGATCCCTAAACCACGCCCCAGCTCTTCAAAAGACACCTCTCTGCCAATCTGGTAGGCCAGCAACACCAACAGGTCTTTTAGTTTTTGCGGGTTCCTTATGTCTTCAAATACCAAAAGATCTTTCAGCAGATAGGTATTAATCAGTTCTTTAAGATATTCTTCTTTTTCTGTAAGCGATGTAATGCCGAATATTTCCGGGTAACTGCCAAAAACCAATCGTTCCGGAAGATTTTGCCGGGTTGTTAAGCTGTTTTCCATAGGCGCCAGCTCCATTTGGGCTATAGGATACAACTGGCGGGTAATGGTGCGCCCTACTAGCGGCTCTCCGGCTGTTTGCTGCAGATCAAAACTGCTGGAACCCGTAATAATAATATGTAAAGGCTTTATTTCATCGATCATCAATTTTACTTTTCTGCCAATATCCTTAATATACTGGGCCTCATCAATGATCAATAGTTTTTTATTTTGCAGCAGGCGTTTATAATTAGCCACCGTTCTTTCCTCCAGGATGCGTTCCGTATCTTCATCCTCCCCGTTCAGCCAAAGGCATGCATCAGCAAGGTGATTTTTTACCCGAAGCAATAGTTCCGTTTTGCCTACACGCCTCGCACCTACTAGCAGGGTCACTTTCTGCCGCGAACAATCAGCGATTATTTGCTGGTATAACGCCCGGTTTATCATAGTTCAAAAATAATAAAACTGACGGAATTTATATAAATTTAGTCATTATACTGACGGAATTTATATAAATTTAGTCATTATACTGACGGGACTTACATATAGATAACATAAAAAATCCCGGCTTAAACCGGGATATTATGTAACAAATTCATTTATAAATGATTAAACTTCTGCAGCCATTTTCTTGGCAACCTTATTCCGCTCAATTTCGTCCAAAATTACTTTACGCATGCGGATGAAATTAGGCGTTACCTCAATACACTCATCCTGCTGAATGTATTCCATACATTCTTCCAGTGCCATCAGCGTTTTGGGCGCAATGCGGGTAGCATCATCACTGCCGCTGGCACGGTGGTTGGTCAGCTTCTTTTCTTCTGTAGCATTTACCACAAGATCACCAGGTTTAATATTTTCGGCAAGGATCTGGCCGGCATATACTTCCTCACCCGGGTCTACGAAAAACGTTCCGCGATCCTGTAATTTGTCGATAGAATAACCGGTTGTCCGGCCCTGGTTTTTAGAGATGAGCACACCGTTATTCCTGCCGGGAATAGCTCCTTTCCAGGGTTGGTAGGATGAAAAGCGGTGCGCCATAACTGCCTCACCCGTTGTTGCGGTCAGCATCTGCGTGCGCAAGCCGATCAGCCCGCGGGAAGGAATTTCAAATTCCAGGTGCTGCATTTCGCCCTTGGTTTCCATTACCAGCATTTCTCCTTTACGGCGCGTAACCAGGTCTATTACTTTACTGGCAAACTCTTCCGGTACATCAACTACTAATGTTTCAAAGGGCTCATGTTTTTTTCCATCGATCTCTTTGGTAATGACCTGCGGCTGACCAACCGTCAGCTCGTATCCTTCCCGGCGCATGGTTTCGATCAATACGCCCAGATGCAGAATGCCGCGGCCATATACCAGAAAGGCTTCTCCTCCTTCGCTTTCTTCCACGCGCAGCGCAAGGTTTTTTTCGGTTTCTTTTTCCAGGCGGTCGCGCAGGTGGCGGCTGGTCACAAACTTTCCGTCCTTACCAAAAAAAGGAGAATTATTAATGCCAAACAGCATGTTCATAGTAGGCTCATCCACGCTGATCCTTGGCAGTGCTTCGGGGTTTTCCGCATCGGCAATTGTATCTCCGATGTTAAAGTCTTCAATTCCAACCACTGCGCACAGGTCGCCTGCCTGCACTTCTGCTACCCTTTTCTTTCCCATTCCTTCAAACACATATAATTCCTTTACACGGGTTTTCTTAACGCCATCGGACTGCATCAGTGCCACCTGCTGGCCCTCTTTAATGCTGCCACGGCCTACTTTACCTACGGCAATACGGCCAAGGAAGGAAGAATAATCCAGCGATGTAATCTGCATCTGCAGCGGCCCTTCCTCCGCTTTGGGAGCTGGTACATATTTTAAAATGCCATCCAGCAGGGGTTGAATATTATCAATCGGTGTTAAAGAATCATTGAACCAGCCATTCTTGCCTGAACCATAGAAGGTAGGAAAATCCAACTGCTCTTCCGTAGCATCCAGGTTAAAGAAAAGATCAAATACCGCATCATGCACTTCCTCAGGACGGCAGTTGGGTTTATCTACTTTGTTGATTACCACAATAGGTTTTAACCCCAAAGCCAGTGCTTTCTGCAATACAAAACGGGTTTGCGGCATCGGCCCTTCAAACGCATCCACCAGCAGGATCACTCCATCCGCCATTTTTAAAACACGCTCTACCTCACCGCCAAAATCGGCGTGACCAGGCGTGTCGATCACATTAATTTTTGTATCCCTGTAAGTAACTGCTGCATTTTTACTAAAAATGGTAATGCCCCGTTCTCTTTCCAGATCATTATTGTCCATTATCAGCTCCCCGGTTGACTGGTTTTCACGAAAGACCTGGGTTGCATGTAAGATCTTGTCGACCAATGTGGTCTTACCATGGTCTACGTGCGCTATGATGGCTATATTTCTTAAATTCATAATTCTTTGTTGAAATGTTTACAAGTTAATATGCTAACAGGGGTAATACACCGGACCGGAAGTCTGTTGACTGGCAGGTTGTATCCTCATCAATCCCTGTCAAACATATCAGCCTGTTAACTCCTAGCTCTCTAAAAAGAGCGCAAAGGTAAGACAATTCCACGCGGCAGCCTAAATTTTTGAGGATTTTACCCACTGAAATAATCAAAAAATAACAACCTTAGTTAACTATTTTCAACTGTAATTGTTATAAATAACCCGCATTCACTGTAAATAATTAAATTGCTGTCTGCAAGCATCTTGTTTTATGAACAATACAATTATAGCCGGAATAGGCGGCTATGTTCCTGATAATGTAATAACTAATGATACGCTGACCCGATTTATGGACACCAGCGATGCCTGGATCTGGGAACGTACCGGCATCGAAGAAAGACGCTATGTAACGCGGTTTGAACAAACAACAGCTACCATTGGCGCTGAAGCGGCTAAACAGGCTATTGAAAGAGCCGGGATCAGCAAAGAAGAAATCGATTTTATCATTTTTGCCACTTTGAGCCCGGATTATTTCTTTCCCGGCTGTGGTGTATTGGTGCAGCGGATCCTTGGCTTAAAAGATATTGGAGCCCTGGATGTAAGAAACCAGTGCAGCGGATTCCTCTATGGCCTCAGCATTGCAGACCAGTTCATTAAAACCGGCATGTATAAAAACATTCTGCTGATTGGTGCAGAGGTTCATTCTTATGCAATGGACTTTTCTACAAAAGGCAGGAACGTATCTGTGATCTTTGGCGATGGCGCCGGAGCCGTAATACTACAACCATCCAAAGACCCCGCAAGGGGAATATTAAGCACCCACCTGCATAGCGACGGAGCAGATGCGGAAGCCCTGAGCATGCCCAACCCGGGATTTCATTGCGGTGTGCATAATCCTGACTGGAAACCGCCTGTTCCTGAACAAAAATACGGAGGTGTTTTTATTACACCGGATCTTTTGGCCAGAGAAGATTTTTATCCGTATATGGATGGCCAGGCCGTATTTAAAAAAGCGATCATTAAACTGCCGGAAGTGATTATGGAAGCGCTTACGGCCAACCAATACCAGCCGGAGGACCTGCAGCTCCTGATTCCACACCAGGCAAACCTGCGCATAGCGCAACTGGTGCAGCAA
This window encodes:
- a CDS encoding outer membrane beta-barrel family protein, with translation MRKIILTGACLWAFFTQAQTISGTVTDAAHKPLEKASVALLKAKDSSVVTIKATGKDGSFEFVKPANNNYLLLATSVGYDNEYAGPVSFSGQDILVDSIVVEKTSTQLAGVVVTAKRPPFEVKAGKTVMNVDASPTNSGLSALELLEKAPGVAVDNDGNISLKGKGGVVILVDGKPTYMSGQQLTNFLRSMQSSQLDQIEIMTAPPAKYDAAGNSGIINIKTKKGTVKGMNGTANIGYDQGFYPRYNGGLNINYRNNKVNLFGGYEGGRWDGVGVLSLQRKFIDGSTGNLTGTSDQETNRRNYGNYNNIKLGMDYNFSQKDVAGIVVNGGFGQWNELQDGLSNIRYPSGDVNYKLGSVGKNNGDFSNLTTNINYKHSFDSAGRELTVDLDQAYYNNKGHIDLVTRAYTPDDVQRGNTVSLLGSQPSEINIYSAKMDYVHPFNKTTKLETGLKTSFVNTNNRVEYQRDTTTGWYVDESRSNHFIYKENINAAYATLSKSVKKWEFTGGLRVENTNSDGNLITKDSVFKRSYTNLFPTVTVGFNANDNNQFNLSYNKRITRPDYDNLNPFVYYLDSLTYGKGNPYLKPQFTNNIELSHTFKRFLTTTLNYTVTNDIITQLLKQEGERTFETRENFSKMKQVGIAVTANFPVTKWWNLNLYTNVYHNKFDGLYTDGQQNYPVSLQMTSFTGNGTSTMTFAKLWAFEISGWYRTRSLDDLTVGNSMGAMNTALSRKLFKEKATLKIGVRDVLKTQVFSGYARYANVDTEIKNTRDNRRFNISFTYKFGKNNIAPVRNRRSGAGDEQNRVKSGGN
- the gcvH gene encoding glycine cleavage system protein GcvH, translating into MSYPETLRYTKDHEWLRLEGDVATIGITDFAQRELGDIVYVEVETIGKTLKAGDVFGTVEAVKTVSDLFLPVDGEITELNEALANAPELVNTDPYGEGWMIKMKVADPADIEQLMTAAAYETLVD
- a CDS encoding VanZ family protein; the protein is MKKGFILLFALIYFIITLVLLTLPGSAFPKERFLDKIFFDKWVHTGMFAILVFLWNFWLIKKHTGLTGIASKFIIVGVLALAYGIAMEFVQKYWVPYRSFDVTDMIADGAGCLAGLFLSFYVYKKNRPL
- a CDS encoding ATP-binding protein; this translates as MLRVKNHLADACLWLNGEDEDTERILEERTVANYKRLLQNKKLLIIDEAQYIKDIGRKVKLMIDEIKPLHIIITGSSSFDLQQTAGEPLVGRTITRQLYPIAQMELAPMENSLTTRQNLPERLVFGSYPEIFGITSLTEKEEYLKELINTYLLKDLLVFEDIRNPQKLKDLLVLLAYQIGREVSFEELGRGLGISKNTVERYLDLLSKVFVLYKRSGYSKNLRKEVVKSSRWYFTDNGVRNTLINNFSLLPLRQDVGMLWENYLLSERMKYNAYTRHSVNSYFWRTYDQQEIDLIEEQAGILSAYEIKWNAAQVRIPVAFAKAYPAAVFEVMNQNNYPSFIVG
- the typA gene encoding translational GTPase TypA, with translation MNLRNIAIIAHVDHGKTTLVDKILHATQVFRENQSTGELIMDNNDLERERGITIFSKNAAVTYRDTKINVIDTPGHADFGGEVERVLKMADGVILLVDAFEGPMPQTRFVLQKALALGLKPIVVINKVDKPNCRPEEVHDAVFDLFFNLDATEEQLDFPTFYGSGKNGWFNDSLTPIDNIQPLLDGILKYVPAPKAEEGPLQMQITSLDYSSFLGRIAVGKVGRGSIKEGQQVALMQSDGVKKTRVKELYVFEGMGKKRVAEVQAGDLCAVVGIEDFNIGDTIADAENPEALPRISVDEPTMNMLFGINNSPFFGKDGKFVTSRHLRDRLEKETEKNLALRVEESEGGEAFLVYGRGILHLGVLIETMRREGYELTVGQPQVITKEIDGKKHEPFETLVVDVPEEFASKVIDLVTRRKGEMLVMETKGEMQHLEFEIPSRGLIGLRTQMLTATTGEAVMAHRFSSYQPWKGAIPGRNNGVLISKNQGRTTGYSIDKLQDRGTFFVDPGEEVYAGQILAENIKPGDLVVNATEEKKLTNHRASGSDDATRIAPKTLMALEECMEYIQQDECIEVTPNFIRMRKVILDEIERNKVAKKMAAEV
- a CDS encoding 3-oxoacyl-ACP synthase III family protein, producing MNNTIIAGIGGYVPDNVITNDTLTRFMDTSDAWIWERTGIEERRYVTRFEQTTATIGAEAAKQAIERAGISKEEIDFIIFATLSPDYFFPGCGVLVQRILGLKDIGALDVRNQCSGFLYGLSIADQFIKTGMYKNILLIGAEVHSYAMDFSTKGRNVSVIFGDGAGAVILQPSKDPARGILSTHLHSDGADAEALSMPNPGFHCGVHNPDWKPPVPEQKYGGVFITPDLLAREDFYPYMDGQAVFKKAIIKLPEVIMEALTANQYQPEDLQLLIPHQANLRIAQLVQQTLKLRDDQVFNNIQKYGNTTAASVPLALCEAWEKGKVKEEDLICLAAFGSGFTWGSALLKW